A genomic window from Lycium barbarum isolate Lr01 chromosome 4, ASM1917538v2, whole genome shotgun sequence includes:
- the LOC132637556 gene encoding uncharacterized protein LOC132637556, producing MKMPTFKGTRDPDLYFDWERKVEAIFYCHNYSEAKKVKLAVVEFSYYASIWWKKLTRDRQQDGEPPIATWAEMKRVMKKRFVPSHFQRDLQMRLRRLEQGTMTVDEYFKAMDMAMIQANCMEDEEATMARFLNGLNKEIDDVVEIQQYQASSWRSRPNTNSKKPWPKQDVTSRPQEGKGKAKVDDKDGARKILDGENESKISENEEEEGGVSEDDVQLPFNDSLVAVVRRIMAINLGVKSEEQRENIFHTRCGVRGRTCSMIIDSGSCANVVSSHLVDTLGLACMKHPKPYRLQCLNDSGELKVNKQCMISFNVSRYEDDTLCDVIPMQACHILLGRPWQFDRNTFHNGRKNRYSLELNGKKYTLAPLTPSQDFDDIFPEDIPKGLKPLRGIEHQIDFVPGAHIPNRPAYRSNPEETKELQRQVEELLKKGFVRESLSPCSVPVLLVPKKDGSWRMCVDCRAINKITVKYRHPIPRLDDMLDQLHGSKIFSKIDLKSGYYQIRMNPGDEWKTAFKTKYELYECSKGVEVDEEKIKAIREWPKPKSVTEVRSFHGLASFYRRFVRDFSTIAAPLTEVIKKDKGFTWSLEVECDASGKGIGAVLMQESKPIAYFIENLSELYALSQGKLNRRHAKWVEFIETFPYVIAYKQGKENVVADALSRREAHCGGLTGHFGVPKTLDILVEHFFWPGMRKDVEKVCSQCLECKQDKSKVLPHGLYTPLPVPTSPWLDISMDFMLGLPRTKHGKDSIFVVVDRFSKMSRFIPCLKTNDASHVADLFVKKVVKLHGIPKTIISDRDAKFLSHFWRVLWGKLGTKLLFSTSCHPQNDGKIEVVNRTLGNMLRAVLKGKLTFWEEHLAMVEFACNRTVHSSTGKSLFEVVYGFNPLTPPPLDLLPLPTDNIVNLDGRKKAEMMKKIHEQTNLAIERKNEQTALRRNKGRKSIILKPGDQVWVHFRKERFPAKRRSKLDPRGDGPFEVLERIGYNAYKLDLPSEYQV from the exons ATGAAGATGCCAACTTTCAAGGGGACAAGAGATCCAGACTTGTACTTTGATTGGGAGCGGAAAGTTGAAGCCATTTTTTATTGTCACAACTATTCTGAAGCTAAGAAGGTAAAGCTTGCCGTTGTTGAATTTTCTTACTATGCTTCTATTTGGTGGAAAAAGCTTACAAGAGATAGACAACAAGATGGAGAACCACCCATTGCTACTTGGGCTGAGATGAAGAGAGTCATGAAGAAGAGGTTCGTGCCTTCCCACTTTCAAAGAGACCTACAAATGCGTCTTCGAAGATTGGAGCAGGGAACCATGACTGTTGATGAATACTTCAAAGCTATGGATATGGCTATGATCCAAGCTAATTGTATGGAAGATGAAGAGGCCACTATGGCTAGATTTCTTAATGGTTTAAATAAAGAAATAGATGATGTAGTAGAGATACAACAATAT CAAGCTAGCTCGTGGAGGAGTCGGCCAAACACCAATTCAaagaagccatggccgaaacaaGATGTGACTTCTAGGCCTCAAGAAGGCAAAGGGAAGGCCAAAGTAGATGACAAAGATGGAG CTAGGAAGATTCTTGATGGAGAAAATGAGAGTAAAATAAGTGAGAATgaggaagaagagggaggtgTGAGTGAAGATGATGTACAACTTCCTTTTAATGATAGTTTGGTTGCAGTAGTTAGGAGGATTATGGCTATCAATTTGGGAGTCAAGagtgaagaacaaagggaaaATATATTCCATACTAGGTGTGGGGTAAGGGGGAGAACTTGTTCTATGATTATTGACAGTGGTAGTTGTGCTAATGTAGTGAGTTCACACTTGGTAGATACGTTAGGGCTTGCATGCATGAAACACCCTAAACCCTATAGACTCCAATGCTTGAATGATAGTGGTGAACTGAAAGTCAACAAAcaatgcatgatttcattcaatgTTAGCAGGTATGAGGATGATACTCTTTGTGATGTCATTCCTATGCAAGCTTGTCATATCTTGCTTGGTCGTCCATGGCAGTTCGATAGGAATACTTTTCATAATGGAAGGAAGAACAGATATTCACTTGAGCTTAATGGCAAGAAGTATACTCTTGCACCTTTAACACCTTCTCAG gacttTGATGATATCTTTCCTGAAGATATTCCTAAAGGTCTTAAACCTTTGCGTGGAATTGagcaccaaattgactttgtgcctGGTGCACATATTCCAAATAGGCCTGCTTATAGGAGTAATCCTGAAGAGACAAAGGAGTTGCAAAGGCAGGTTGAAGAGTTGCTTAAAAAGGGGTTTGTGCGAGAGAGCCTGAGTCCTTGCTCAGTTCCTGTTCTATTGGTGCCCAAAAAAGATGGATCTTGGAGGATGTGCGTGGATTGTCGAGCTATCAACAAGATTACGGTAAAGTATCGTCATCCTATtcctcgtcttgatgacatgttggATCAATTGCATGGGTCCAAAATCTTTTCTAAAATTGATCTAAAAAGTGGTTACTATCAGATTCGAATGAATCCTGGAGATGAATGGAAAACTGCTTTTAAGACCAAATATGAGCTTTATGAGTG TTCTAAGGGagttgaggttgatgaagagAAAATCAAGGCAATCAGAGAGTGGCCTAAACCTAAGAGTGTAACTGAGGTTAGAAGTTTTCATGGGCTTGCTAGtttttataggagatttgttagaGATTTTAGCACCATTGCTGCTCCTCTAACTGAAGTTATCAAGAAAGATAAGGGTTTTACATGG tctttgGAGGTTGAATGTGATGCTTCTGGAAAAGGAATAGGTGCTGTTTTAATGCAGGAGTCCAAGCCTATTGCATACTTTATTGAAAATTTGAGTGAGCTCTATGCTTTG AGCCAAGGTAAGCTTAATCGTAGGCATGCAAAATGGGTTGAATTTATTGAAACTTTTCCATATGTGATTGCTTACAAGCAAGGAAAGgagaatgtggttgctgatgcactATCAAGAAG GGAAGCACATTGTGGTGGACTCACGGGACACTTCGGAGTGCCCAAAACTTTGGATATACTTGTTGAACATTTCTTTTGGCCAGGCATGCGAaaggatgttgagaaagtgtgctcTCAATGTCTTGAATGTAAACAAGACAAATCGAAAGTGTTACCACATGGTCTTTATACTCCTTTACCTGTTCCCACTTCCCCTTGGCTtgatatttccatggattttatGTTAGGTTTGCCTAGAACTAAGCATGGTAAGGACAGTATATTTGTAGTGGTAGATAGATTTTCAAAAATGTCTCGGTTTATTCCATGTTTGAAGACTAATGATGCATCACATGTGGCTGATTTGTTTGTAAAAAAAGTGGTTAAATTACACGGTATACCTAAAACTATTATTAGTGATAGGGATGCTAAGTTTTTAAGTCACTTTTGGAGGGTTCTTTGGGGAAAGTTGGGAACTAAACTACTATTTTCTACGTCTTGTCACCCGCAAAATGACGGGAAAATAGAAGTAGTTAATAGGACTTTAGGGAATATGTTGAGGGCTGTTCTAAAAGGAAAATTGACATTTTGGGAAGAACATTTGGCCATGGTAGAGTTTGCTTGTAATAGAACTGTCCATTCTTCTACAGGTAAGTCTCTTTTTGAAgttgtttatggctttaatcccctcaccccccccccccttgattTACTGCCTTTACCTACTGATAATATTGTTAATCTTGATggtaggaagaaggctgaaatgATGAAGAAGATTCATGAACAAACAAACCTTGCAATTGAGCGGAAGAATGAGCAGACTGCCTTAAGGAGAAATAAGGGGCGAAAATCTATTATTCTTAAGCCCGGGGATCAAGTATGGGTGCATTTCAGGAAGGAAAGGTTTCCTGCCAAAAGAAGATCCAAActagacccaagaggagatggtccatttgaagtcctTGAAAGGATTGGATACAATGCTTACAAACTTGATCTTCCTAGTGAGTATCAA Gtttaa